From a single Sinorhizobium sp. RAC02 genomic region:
- a CDS encoding methyltransferase, with amino-acid sequence MTSPHFSSGDLIADRRADYARMFAESGEFAEAYEVMEQALEQVPTWAAGWFRLAEYAEKSGRKEAATAALEKVVALDPTDIFGAGLKLAVLGAAEAPAAPPSSYVERLFDDYANRFDTALVERLDYTVPQTLARLVRKHADEDARFDLVSDIGCGTGLFGVEIRAHAGSLEGFDLSAGMLAKAGEKAVYDHLAQVDLSLPAQTSGLFAAAVDARADLVSAADVLMYLGDLAEVFPSVARLVKPGGLFAFSVEDGGEGDAPLLRPSLRYAHPEAFIRRRMVENGFDLVALEKSVIRRDAGQPVHGLLFLARRQG; translated from the coding sequence ATGACGAGCCCGCATTTTTCCTCCGGCGATCTCATCGCCGACCGTCGCGCCGACTATGCCCGCATGTTTGCGGAATCGGGCGAGTTCGCGGAGGCATACGAGGTCATGGAACAGGCGCTCGAACAGGTACCGACCTGGGCCGCCGGCTGGTTCCGGCTCGCCGAATATGCCGAGAAATCGGGCCGCAAGGAGGCGGCGACCGCCGCACTCGAAAAAGTCGTGGCCCTCGACCCGACCGACATTTTCGGCGCCGGCCTGAAACTTGCCGTGCTGGGCGCCGCAGAAGCCCCCGCCGCGCCCCCGAGCTCCTATGTGGAACGCCTCTTCGACGACTATGCCAACCGCTTCGACACGGCTCTCGTCGAGCGGCTGGACTACACCGTGCCGCAGACGCTCGCCCGCCTCGTGCGCAAGCATGCCGACGAAGACGCACGGTTCGACCTCGTTTCGGATATCGGCTGCGGCACCGGCCTGTTCGGCGTGGAAATCCGTGCCCATGCCGGCAGTCTCGAAGGTTTCGACCTGTCCGCCGGCATGCTGGCGAAAGCAGGGGAAAAGGCGGTCTACGATCATCTGGCGCAGGTCGACCTGTCGCTGCCGGCGCAAACAAGTGGCCTCTTTGCCGCGGCAGTGGACGCGCGCGCCGACCTCGTCAGCGCTGCCGACGTGCTGATGTATCTCGGCGATCTCGCAGAGGTTTTCCCGAGCGTCGCCCGGCTTGTCAAACCCGGCGGCCTCTTCGCCTTTTCCGTCGAGGACGGCGGCGAGGGCGATGCGCCCCTGCTGCGCCCGTCGCTGCGCTACGCCCATCCGGAAGCCTTCATCCGCCGACGGATGGTGGAAAACGGCTTCGACCTCGTCGCGCTGGAAAAGAGCG